One window of the Campylobacter showae CSUNSWCD genome contains the following:
- the polA gene encoding DNA polymerase I: MSQKTLTIIDTFGFFFRLYYAMSGLKNREGKPSGMVSGFASFIMNLRQEFASDYIIFALDSKGKTLRHEILGEYKANRSEPPAALKEQLPVCIEMIEKMGLAAVSREGYEADDIIASVVKECKQRDIFVRIVTHDKDLYQLIEDGKVSIYSPQSKIDHDSASCIEKYGVPPSCIRDFLAIAGDSSDNIPGVKGIGAVGAKKLLNEFGSLEGIYENLPLVRNERIRGMLAEGRESAFLSKRLTSLFDDVPDVLDLKRAEFPEQNPLVKVADTLREYDLNRLLKALQNSQDAGENADFKLGFNARLLTDENEIERLLANVDADTLVAFDTETTDVDTQNARLVGFSFCFNDEEAYYVPVAHEYLGAPKQVSEKFAAWAIGQIYKGCVIGQNLKYDFKVVKRNLGLEPPVNFKDTMILAWLMDPSSSVGMDALAKRLYDYDTIKFEDVVKRGETFASVALENAAKYAAEDAWITLKFYKSFLNLLDPELLALAGKHEFPFILTLFDMEREGIAINQEKMQNLILRNDAKIKALTSEIYELTGENFNINSVKQLGSVLFEHLKLPVKKKTKTGYSTDEAVLAELTEEHPVIPKLLEYRELYKLQSTYCEPLLNLAKKDADSRIYTNFIQTGTSTGRLSSKNPNLQNIPARGALAKDVRGCFEAKSGFSFVGLDYSQIELRLLAHFSRDEALLRAFANDEDIHARTAISIFGSAEGQNRSVAKSINFGLIYGMGSSKLAGQVGITRAEAKEYIERYFKAFPTIKGFLEGIKTAAKNEGFVRTLLGRKRLFDFTAATPMQTAMYEREAVNTIFQGSAADIIKMAMVKIRPLLSSRARMLLQIHDELIFEVQDGYAEEFGVAAQKIMQEIYKLNVPLKTSLNVAKDWGELK; the protein is encoded by the coding sequence ATGAGCCAAAAAACACTAACGATCATCGACACTTTCGGATTTTTTTTCAGACTTTACTACGCGATGAGCGGACTAAAAAACCGCGAAGGCAAGCCAAGCGGCATGGTGAGCGGCTTTGCTAGCTTTATCATGAATCTGCGTCAGGAGTTTGCCAGCGACTACATCATCTTTGCGTTAGATAGCAAGGGCAAAACGTTGCGCCACGAGATCCTGGGCGAATACAAAGCCAACCGCTCCGAGCCACCCGCTGCGCTAAAAGAGCAGCTGCCCGTGTGCATCGAAATGATAGAAAAAATGGGTCTAGCCGCCGTGAGCCGTGAAGGCTACGAGGCTGACGACATCATCGCTAGCGTCGTAAAGGAGTGCAAGCAGCGGGATATATTTGTACGTATCGTAACGCATGATAAGGACCTCTATCAGCTCATCGAGGACGGCAAAGTAAGCATCTACAGCCCGCAAAGCAAGATCGATCACGATAGCGCGAGCTGCATAGAAAAATACGGCGTTCCGCCAAGCTGCATACGCGATTTTCTCGCGATCGCTGGCGATAGCTCGGATAATATCCCGGGCGTCAAAGGTATCGGCGCGGTGGGCGCCAAAAAGCTACTAAACGAATTTGGCAGCCTAGAGGGCATCTACGAAAACCTGCCGCTAGTGCGAAACGAACGTATCCGCGGGATGCTAGCAGAAGGGCGAGAGAGCGCGTTTTTGAGCAAGCGCCTAACCTCGCTCTTTGACGACGTGCCGGACGTGCTCGATCTAAAAAGGGCGGAATTTCCCGAGCAAAATCCGCTCGTAAAAGTCGCTGATACTCTGCGCGAATACGATCTAAACCGCCTTTTAAAAGCGCTGCAAAATAGCCAAGACGCAGGCGAAAATGCGGATTTTAAGCTCGGCTTTAACGCGCGACTTTTAACGGACGAGAATGAGATCGAGCGACTGCTGGCAAACGTTGACGCGGACACGCTCGTGGCGTTTGACACCGAGACCACGGACGTCGATACGCAAAACGCCCGCCTGGTCGGCTTTAGCTTTTGCTTTAACGACGAGGAGGCCTACTACGTGCCCGTGGCGCACGAGTATCTGGGTGCGCCGAAGCAGGTGAGCGAGAAATTTGCCGCCTGGGCGATAGGGCAAATTTACAAAGGCTGCGTGATCGGGCAAAATTTAAAGTATGATTTTAAGGTCGTAAAGCGAAATTTGGGGCTTGAGCCGCCCGTAAATTTTAAAGACACGATGATACTAGCATGGCTCATGGATCCAAGCTCAAGCGTGGGTATGGACGCGCTAGCTAAGCGGCTCTACGACTACGATACGATCAAATTTGAAGACGTAGTAAAGCGCGGCGAGACCTTCGCGTCCGTAGCTCTTGAAAATGCCGCCAAATACGCCGCTGAGGACGCGTGGATAACGCTGAAGTTTTACAAAAGCTTTTTAAATTTGCTTGATCCCGAGTTGCTCGCACTTGCAGGCAAGCACGAGTTTCCTTTCATCCTCACGCTTTTTGATATGGAGCGCGAGGGTATCGCTATAAACCAGGAGAAAATGCAAAATTTGATCCTGCGAAACGACGCTAAGATCAAGGCCCTAACGAGCGAAATTTACGAGCTAACGGGCGAAAATTTTAATATTAACTCCGTTAAGCAGCTAGGCTCGGTGCTGTTTGAACATCTAAAACTACCCGTAAAGAAAAAGACCAAAACTGGCTACAGCACCGACGAAGCCGTGCTAGCCGAGCTCACCGAGGAGCATCCCGTCATCCCTAAACTACTCGAGTACCGCGAGCTATATAAGCTGCAAAGCACATACTGCGAGCCGCTACTAAATTTGGCTAAAAAAGACGCCGACAGCAGGATATACACGAACTTTATCCAGACGGGAACGAGCACCGGCAGACTCTCGTCTAAAAATCCGAACCTGCAAAATATCCCGGCTCGCGGTGCGCTAGCTAAAGACGTGCGAGGCTGCTTTGAGGCCAAAAGCGGCTTTAGCTTCGTGGGTCTTGACTACAGCCAGATCGAGCTGCGACTGCTCGCGCACTTTAGCCGCGACGAGGCGCTTTTGCGGGCGTTTGCAAACGACGAGGACATCCACGCGCGCACGGCGATTAGTATATTTGGTAGCGCCGAGGGGCAAAACCGCTCGGTGGCTAAGAGTATAAATTTTGGCCTCATCTACGGCATGGGCTCGAGCAAGCTAGCGGGGCAAGTCGGCATCACGCGCGCCGAGGCAAAGGAGTATATCGAGCGCTATTTTAAAGCTTTCCCTACGATAAAGGGCTTTTTAGAGGGGATAAAAACGGCCGCGAAAAACGAGGGCTTCGTGCGCACGCTGCTGGGTAGAAAGCGGTTGTTTGATTTTACTGCCGCGACGCCGATGCAAACGGCGATGTATGAGCGCGAGGCTGTAAATACGATATTTCAAGGCTCGGCTGCCGATATCATCAAGATGGCGATGGTAAAGATCCGCCCGCTTTTAAGCTCGCGCGCTAGAATGCTTTTGCAGATACACGACGAGCTGATTTTCGAGGTGCAGGACGGCTACGCGGAGGAGTTTGGCGTAGCGGCGCAAAAGATAATGCAAGAAATTTACAAACTAAACGTGCCGCTAAAAACGAGCCTAAATGTGGCGAAGGATTGGGGTGAGTTGAAGTAA
- a CDS encoding molybdopterin-dependent oxidoreductase: protein MKRRDFLKLGALAAASAQAKQFDAAAQAIFDEQMGLCANKFGAFYVKTIGGRVVGTEPFEGDAMPTVLNNALSDHIQNETRVKYPYVRKSFLADPSDPKPELRGKEPFVRVSWDEAIKLSAKILKENFDKYGSEAIYGQLYQWGSLGKVGHSQRTAKRMLNALGGYVSELGGYSYGAATAFLPHVTGSIDPTHAPTRWEGVVKEAKTIVFWGTNPVVSNKIAIGVPMHNSYAYYEIMKDKFKKGEMKIYSVDVYRNETAEYFGAEYLAVRPCTDTAMLIGLCDYLYENGLYGKEFIERYTVGFDKFKDYFTGAKDGVKKDLKWASKICGVSEKELKELAGTLAKKDALIVTGYSIQRQHHGEMAYWALITLAAMLGDIGKTGRGYVMNDQMHKNADISFVAPKLQAFNPAVNEKYIAPQGKLAKAKYHEIPNSRLIDAIMEPGKEIERNGKKYVMPHIRVMFNANGSTFTRHPDTNRAVAAMKKIEAIITTEPFWTSTARLSDIVLPAALECERTDIEFANSTSEYLFAIKPLVKPAGESKSDFEIARLICAQWGEEYEQAFSEGKTELEWVKEIYADAAAKAEGMGIAMPKFEEFWQKGYVKFDKIDEKKRYFTNYADFRADPEKNALKTPSGKIELYSEAVEKLGYPDCPPHATWMEPFEWLGGDVSKYPIAISGAHSKFRLHSQLNSSLLRNYSEIANREPALISPATAKARGIKTGDVVRIYNDRGEILCGALVSDTAQDNVVIVSEGAWYDPAVWGEKSLCKHGNINVLTKDVPSSQLSQSNTAHTSMVQVEKFKGELPSITAFDRPVTIEA from the coding sequence ATGAAAAGACGAGATTTTCTAAAACTAGGCGCGCTCGCGGCAGCTTCGGCGCAAGCAAAACAGTTTGACGCGGCGGCGCAGGCGATATTTGACGAGCAGATGGGGCTTTGTGCGAATAAATTCGGCGCGTTTTACGTAAAAACCATCGGCGGCAGAGTCGTTGGTACTGAGCCGTTTGAGGGCGACGCGATGCCAACGGTGCTAAACAACGCCCTAAGCGATCACATCCAAAACGAAACGCGCGTGAAATACCCCTACGTGCGCAAAAGCTTCCTTGCTGATCCCTCAGATCCAAAGCCCGAGCTTCGCGGCAAAGAGCCCTTCGTGCGCGTTAGCTGGGACGAGGCGATAAAGCTAAGCGCTAAAATTTTAAAAGAAAACTTCGACAAATACGGCTCGGAGGCCATTTACGGACAGCTTTATCAGTGGGGCAGCCTCGGCAAGGTCGGTCACTCGCAGCGCACCGCAAAACGCATGCTAAACGCGCTTGGCGGCTACGTGAGCGAGCTTGGCGGCTACTCTTACGGCGCAGCGACTGCGTTTTTGCCTCACGTGACGGGCTCTATCGATCCGACTCACGCTCCGACGCGCTGGGAGGGCGTGGTAAAGGAGGCCAAGACGATCGTATTTTGGGGCACGAATCCCGTCGTTTCAAACAAGATCGCTATCGGCGTTCCGATGCACAACTCCTACGCCTACTACGAGATTATGAAGGATAAATTTAAAAAAGGCGAGATGAAAATTTACAGCGTTGACGTCTACCGCAACGAAACGGCGGAGTATTTCGGCGCGGAGTATCTAGCCGTGCGCCCTTGCACCGATACGGCGATGCTGATCGGACTTTGCGATTATCTTTACGAAAACGGCCTTTACGGCAAGGAATTTATAGAACGTTACACGGTCGGGTTTGATAAATTTAAGGATTATTTCACGGGCGCGAAAGACGGCGTGAAAAAGGATCTAAAATGGGCGAGTAAAATTTGCGGCGTGAGCGAAAAGGAGCTAAAAGAGCTAGCGGGTACGCTGGCTAAAAAAGACGCGCTCATCGTCACGGGCTACTCTATCCAGCGCCAGCACCACGGCGAGATGGCGTACTGGGCGCTGATAACTCTAGCGGCGATGTTAGGCGACATCGGCAAGACCGGACGCGGCTACGTGATGAACGATCAGATGCATAAAAACGCCGATATCAGCTTCGTCGCGCCAAAGCTTCAGGCTTTTAACCCGGCGGTAAACGAAAAATACATCGCCCCGCAAGGCAAACTAGCTAAGGCTAAATACCACGAGATACCAAACAGCAGGCTCATAGACGCGATCATGGAGCCGGGCAAAGAAATCGAGCGCAACGGCAAAAAATACGTCATGCCACACATTAGAGTGATGTTTAACGCCAACGGCTCGACCTTCACCCGGCACCCCGACACCAACCGCGCGGTCGCGGCGATGAAAAAGATCGAAGCGATCATCACCACAGAGCCGTTTTGGACGAGTACGGCGAGGCTCAGCGATATCGTACTACCGGCAGCGCTAGAATGCGAGCGCACGGACATAGAGTTTGCAAACTCTACTAGCGAATACCTTTTTGCGATTAAGCCGCTAGTAAAGCCCGCGGGCGAGAGCAAGAGCGACTTTGAGATCGCGCGGCTCATCTGCGCGCAGTGGGGCGAGGAGTACGAGCAGGCCTTTAGCGAGGGCAAAACGGAACTTGAGTGGGTGAAGGAAATTTATGCCGACGCTGCTGCAAAAGCCGAGGGTATGGGTATAGCGATGCCAAAATTTGAGGAGTTTTGGCAAAAAGGATATGTCAAATTTGATAAGATCGACGAGAAAAAGCGCTACTTCACAAACTACGCTGACTTCCGCGCCGATCCCGAGAAAAACGCGCTGAAAACGCCGTCGGGCAAGATCGAGCTATACTCCGAAGCGGTCGAAAAGCTAGGTTATCCCGACTGCCCGCCGCACGCGACGTGGATGGAGCCGTTTGAGTGGCTGGGCGGCGACGTGAGCAAGTATCCTATCGCCATCAGCGGCGCGCACTCTAAATTTAGGCTCCACTCGCAGCTAAACAGCTCACTGCTTCGCAACTACTCCGAGATCGCAAACCGCGAACCCGCACTCATCAGCCCCGCCACGGCAAAGGCGCGCGGCATAAAAACGGGCGACGTAGTGAGGATCTACAACGACCGAGGCGAGATCCTCTGCGGCGCGCTGGTGAGCGACACCGCGCAAGATAACGTCGTGATCGTAAGCGAGGGCGCGTGGTACGACCCGGCTGTTTGGGGCGAGAAAAGCCTGTGCAAACACGGCAACATAAACGTACTAACCAAGGACGTGCCTAGCTCGCAGCTCTCGCAAAGCAACACTGCGCACACGAGCATGGTGCAGGTCGAGAAATTTAAAGGCGAACTGCCGAGCATAACGGCGTTTGATAGGCCTGTGACGATAGAGGCTTAG
- a CDS encoding YcxB family protein: MSNLKADFELKPNAEYKKTAREIAKIVYKGDKFMRYISLCDFAAIVTGMIFITLLCVKFYINDLGCLLEDYGFESAAILPYLAWIGAFLTVLYATGLRPWLLIRAMLSKANYSEFGQKSVILEDEFFVQKSKFGEGRYRYGIISDARYVGEFVVVIIANSMFCAVPREAFADGGAEFLSEIKKHAKLDAQNQI, encoded by the coding sequence ATGTCAAATTTGAAAGCCGACTTTGAGCTAAAGCCTAACGCCGAGTATAAAAAGACGGCGCGCGAGATCGCTAAAATCGTCTATAAAGGCGATAAATTTATGCGCTATATCAGCCTTTGCGACTTTGCGGCAATTGTTACCGGGATGATTTTTATCACACTTTTGTGCGTCAAATTTTACATCAATGACCTTGGCTGCTTGCTTGAGGACTACGGCTTTGAGAGCGCAGCTATTTTGCCCTATCTTGCGTGGATAGGCGCGTTTTTGACGGTGCTTTACGCCACGGGCTTGCGACCTTGGCTGCTGATTCGCGCTATGCTAAGCAAAGCAAACTACAGCGAATTCGGGCAAAAAAGCGTGATCTTAGAGGATGAGTTTTTCGTGCAAAAGAGCAAATTTGGCGAGGGCAGATACAGGTACGGCATCATCAGCGACGCTCGATATGTGGGCGAGTTTGTCGTCGTTATCATCGCAAACTCCATGTTTTGCGCCGTGCCGCGAGAGGCTTTTGCGGACGGCGGAGCAGAGTTTTTAAGCGAGATAAAAAAGCACGCGAAGCTAGACGCGCAAAATCAAATTTAG
- a CDS encoding DJ-1/PfpI family protein, with protein MRAVNVLLYEGFTTMDALGPAEALSRALEGEQKCYEIEYFSATGGLVGSSTNAKIWTRKLSEIAKFDVLLVPGGFAARELAHDGEFIAILGELARRHECVIAVCTGSVLLAKTGLLDSMEATSNKLSWQWVTSEAPSVHWVRAARWCVSGKFYTSSGVSAGIDEALGFIADMHGLDEAQRIARTMEYVYNSDKNADLF; from the coding sequence ATGAGGGCTGTGAATGTTTTGCTTTACGAGGGATTTACTACGATGGACGCGCTAGGACCCGCCGAGGCGCTATCTAGGGCACTGGAAGGCGAGCAAAAGTGCTATGAGATAGAGTATTTCTCGGCTACTGGCGGGCTCGTCGGCAGCAGTACGAACGCTAAAATTTGGACGCGAAAGCTAAGCGAGATAGCTAAATTTGATGTTTTGCTCGTGCCAGGCGGTTTTGCGGCTAGAGAGCTTGCGCATGATGGCGAGTTTATCGCTATTTTGGGCGAGCTAGCGCGCAGACACGAATGCGTGATCGCGGTATGCACGGGCTCGGTGCTGCTAGCTAAAACAGGGCTTTTGGACAGCATGGAGGCCACGAGCAATAAACTATCTTGGCAGTGGGTTACTTCAGAGGCTCCTAGCGTGCACTGGGTGCGTGCGGCCCGCTGGTGCGTTAGCGGGAAATTTTACACTAGCTCTGGCGTGAGCGCGGGTATCGACGAGGCTCTGGGTTTTATCGCCGATATGCACGGGCTGGACGAAGCGCAGAGGATCGCTCGGACGATGGAATATGTCTACAATAGCGACAAAAACGCGGATCTGTTTTAA
- a CDS encoding formate--tetrahydrofolate ligase translates to MLSDREIEASAKPQNIVKIGAKLGLGEEALDTFGKLKAKIEPRLGSAPGANLILVTATNPTPYGEGKTTVTVGLSDGLARIGKRVCAALREPSLGPVFGIKGGATGGGYSQVTPSEDINLHFNGDFHAITSANNLIAAMLDNHIHHGNALNIDPARVVFKRCMDMNDRSLREIEIGLEKSNKFTRKDGFVITAASEIMAILCLATDLKNLKERVENIVVAYDKDGSLVRAKSLNCADAVCVLLKEAIKPNLVQTLEGTPVLIHGGPFANIAHGCNSVIATKTALNLAGYVVTEAGFGAELGAQKFLDIKCRTAGLAPKCVVLVSTIRSLKYNGGCDKDGISQPNLDALKLGGENLKAHIENLKNFNQNVIVALNKFATDTDEEIAHVRALCEESGAEFSLCEGFLKGSVGTEDLAKKVAQICEKPAREINFTYEPADPVKTKIEKIATKIYGAKEVVFSPRAQEDLAEISRLGFDGLPVCVAKTQYSFSSDAKLLGRPRDFSFEVSALEIRGGAGFIVAVSGSTMLMPGLPKVPAAEQMKAE, encoded by the coding sequence ATGCTAAGCGACAGAGAAATAGAAGCGAGCGCAAAGCCGCAAAATATCGTAAAAATCGGTGCAAAACTAGGGCTAGGCGAGGAGGCGCTAGACACCTTTGGCAAGCTAAAAGCCAAGATCGAGCCCCGACTAGGTAGCGCACCCGGCGCAAACCTCATCCTAGTTACCGCGACCAACCCGACGCCCTACGGAGAGGGCAAAACGACCGTGACCGTCGGGCTATCTGACGGCTTAGCGCGTATCGGCAAACGCGTGTGCGCCGCACTTCGAGAGCCAAGCCTTGGGCCGGTTTTTGGTATAAAAGGCGGAGCGACAGGCGGCGGTTACTCGCAGGTGACGCCTAGCGAGGATATCAACCTGCACTTTAACGGCGACTTTCACGCTATCACCTCGGCAAACAACCTCATTGCTGCGATGCTGGACAATCACATCCACCACGGCAACGCCCTAAATATCGACCCTGCGCGCGTCGTTTTCAAACGCTGCATGGATATGAACGACCGCTCGCTAAGAGAGATCGAAATCGGCCTTGAAAAGAGCAATAAATTTACACGAAAAGACGGCTTCGTAATCACCGCCGCTAGCGAAATAATGGCGATCCTATGCCTCGCAACCGACCTAAAAAATCTAAAAGAGCGCGTAGAAAACATCGTCGTCGCCTACGATAAAGATGGCAGCCTCGTTCGCGCAAAATCCCTAAACTGCGCCGACGCCGTCTGCGTCCTGTTAAAAGAGGCGATAAAACCAAACCTCGTGCAGACTCTTGAGGGCACGCCAGTACTCATCCACGGCGGACCGTTTGCAAATATCGCACACGGCTGCAACAGCGTCATCGCAACTAAAACTGCGCTAAATTTAGCGGGCTACGTCGTGACCGAGGCGGGATTTGGCGCTGAGCTTGGAGCGCAAAAGTTCCTCGATATCAAGTGCCGCACCGCGGGACTTGCGCCAAAGTGCGTCGTACTAGTAAGCACTATCCGCTCGCTAAAATATAACGGCGGATGCGACAAAGACGGCATCTCGCAGCCAAATTTAGACGCGCTAAAGCTAGGCGGCGAAAACCTAAAAGCCCACATAGAAAATCTCAAAAATTTCAATCAAAACGTCATCGTCGCGCTAAATAAATTCGCGACCGACACAGACGAGGAGATCGCTCACGTGCGCGCCCTTTGCGAGGAGTCGGGGGCTGAGTTTAGCCTGTGTGAGGGCTTTTTAAAAGGAAGCGTGGGCACAGAGGATCTAGCTAAAAAAGTCGCACAAATCTGCGAAAAACCGGCTCGCGAGATAAACTTCACGTATGAGCCCGCCGACCCCGTCAAAACCAAGATCGAAAAGATCGCGACTAAAATTTACGGCGCCAAAGAAGTAGTCTTTAGCCCGCGCGCGCAAGAAGACTTGGCCGAGATTTCGCGTCTAGGCTTTGACGGCTTGCCCGTTTGCGTCGCAAAGACGCAGTATAGCTTTAGCTCGGACGCTAAGCTGCTAGGACGACCGAGGGACTTTAGCTTCGAGGTTAGCGCGCTCGAGATCCGCGGTGGAGCTGGCTTTATCGTGGCGGTCAGCGGATCGACGATGCTGATGCCGGGACTACCTAAAGTGCCTGCCGCCGAGCAGATGAAAGCGGAGTAA
- a CDS encoding pyrimidine dimer DNA glycosylase/endonuclease V, with product MRLWTISFKYLDAKGLVALWREALLAKNVLDGLTKGYKNHPQLDRFYAHENTLEAINAYLAEVFAQACARGYKFDAAKVGEFDERNLAKIAVTRGQIEYEFAFLQEKLKSRDVKAYERNLSVKNIEIASIFKEVDGEIELWEKVKI from the coding sequence ATGAGGCTTTGGACGATAAGTTTTAAATATCTCGACGCAAAGGGACTAGTCGCACTTTGGCGCGAGGCGCTGCTAGCTAAAAACGTGCTGGATGGACTCACCAAGGGCTACAAAAATCACCCGCAGCTCGACCGCTTTTACGCGCACGAAAACACGCTAGAGGCGATAAATGCGTATCTGGCGGAGGTTTTTGCGCAGGCCTGCGCTCGCGGGTATAAATTTGACGCGGCAAAAGTGGGCGAATTTGACGAGCGAAATTTAGCCAAAATAGCCGTCACTCGCGGGCAGATCGAGTATGAATTTGCCTTTTTGCAAGAGAAGCTAAAGTCGCGCGACGTCAAGGCTTATGAGCGAAATTTAAGCGTAAAAAATATAGAAATCGCGAGTATTTTTAAAGAGGTCGATGGTGAAATCGAGCTGTGGGAGAAGGTGAAAATTTAG